The nucleotide sequence AATCTCCATATAGAAAGAATGCAACCTTTATAATGAACGACGCAACAGTTAAGCTGATCAGAAAATTAAAAGACGGTAATGGACAGTATTTATGGCAGCCTTCTGTACAGGCAGGACAGCCGGATACTATTCTCAATAGGCCAGTTAAAACTTCGAGTTTTGTACCAACAGTAGAAGCAGGAGCTAAGACCATCGCTTTTGGTGACTTTGGGTATTACTGGGTAGCGGATAGACAAGGGCGGTCATTCCAAAGACTTAACGAGCTCTATGCAGCAACCGGTCAGGTAGGTTTCAAGGCAACTCAGCGTGTGGATGGAAAGCTAATCCTTCCAGAAGCCATCAAAGTGCTAAAACAGAAATAGGCGGTGATAGATGATGAGTTATAATACAAAAAACCATAGGGAGCAAGGCGGGGATAGAATCATTATCCAGGGTGAGCTTGTAATCGCAGAAGGCGGAAAGCTCCTTTTTAATGAGCATCAGCTAAAACCTGCTGCTTTTCAAGAAGCAAGCACAGCAACCACCGTGGCAGACGCAGTAGCAGACTTAAATACTTTAATTGCAAAGCTTAAAGCAGCAGGCCTTATGGCCAGTGAATAAAGGGGGTGGGCCCATTGATCGTCACCCTTGAGGAAACTAAATTATGGCTTAGGGTGGAGCATTCTGATGAAGATGCACTCATTGAAAGTTTTATAGCTGCAGCGGAGGAACTTGTGGAAGGCATCCTCCGCTTTCCTTTAAGCGAATTTGAGGTCAGTATTCCAGAAGCCATAAAATATGCTGTTTTCTTTACTGTATCCAAGTTTTATGAAGAAAGAAACGAACTGAATATGGAAGAAATCAATTCAGTTTTGAAAGCCCTTCTTTTTTCATACAGAAAGGTGGACTGGTAATGAAAATAGGCGAGTTTAGACACCGCATCAGCGTCAGAAAGCCAGTGGTTGAAGTGAGCGAGAATGGATTTGAGGTGGAAGCCTATGAGACTTATAAAACGCTGTGGGCAAAGGTTGCAAATCTGCATGGCAAGGAGTACTTTGAAGCGGCAGCCATACAAAAGGAAAAAACAGTCAAATTCATCGTCAGAGCTATAAAGAGCATTGATGAAAATATGAAGATAGAGTTTAATGGAAAGCTCTATAACATTACTTTCATTGACAATATCAAGTATGAAAATAAGTACATGGAAATCAAAGCACTGGAGGTGGATGACGATGGTTAAGATTGAAATAGAAGGCATGCAGGAATTGATTGATAAAGTGAATAAACTGGGGGCCAAGGGTGATGAAATCAAGAAAAATGCCCTTGATAAAGCAGGAAAGCTTGTGAAAGAAACCATGGAGAAGAAAGCGCCAAGATCTAAAGAAAATAAGAAGCATATGGCGGATAATATTAAAGTTTCAGATATTGAGAGAAGCAACGGGATAGATTTTGTAAAGATTGGCCCGGATAAAGGGGACGTTTCTGAGTTTTACTATTCAAAGTTTACAGAGTGGGGAACATCCAAAATACCTGCACAGCACTGGGCATCAAAGTCTGTAAAAGAAAATCAGAGGGGAATCAATCAAATCATAAAAGAAGAGCTTGAAAGGGGGCTTAGGGAGCTTGATTAATAAACTGGTAATAGATACGTTGAAACCGCTGGGAGTGCCAGTTGGTTTTCAAAAATACACAGGCAAGGCAAACACCTATATTACTTTCCATGAGTATCTAGCAAGTGGAGAGGAGTATGAAGAAGATAAAGAAGCCTTCACTGGCCACTATATTCAAGTAGATGTTTGGTCCAAAGAGGACTATGGCATGCTAGTAAAAAACATCAAAGTAAGGCTATTAGAAGCAGGATTTAAACGAATCGATGAAGCGGATTTTTATGAAACGGATACGGGTCTTTACCATAAGGGTATGAGATTTTTTTATTTAGAAGAACAGGAGGTTAAGTAAATGGCTAGACAAATTGGTCTTAAGGATATTCATATTGCTTTGCTTACGAAAGACGACGCTACTGGCGCCACCTACGCTGCTCCTTCAAAGCTTGAAAGAGCAATAAGTGCAAAGCTGACTCCAAAATCCAATACGGAAAACATTTATTCAGATGATACGGTGGAAGATATCATTACAGCATTTGAAGGCGTAGATGTTGAAATTGAAATCAATCAGCTTTCTCTTGAAAGCAGAGCAAAGCTCCAAGGCTCTAAGGTTGTAAAAGGGGTTCTGATTGAAAGCAAAGACGATATCGTGCCTACTATAGCCCTTGGGTTTAAGTCCAAGAAGAACAACGGCAAATACCGCTATGTGTGGCTGCTCAAAGGAAAATTCGAGCTTGCTACAGATGAATATGACACAGAAGGAGAAAAGCCTCAGCCTAAAAGTGCAAAGCTAAAAGGGACTTTCTTTGCGAGAGATTTTGATGGCAATTATCGATTTATTGCTGATGAAGATGCGGCAGGAATTGATCCTACCATTATTTCAGGGTGGTTTACAGCAGTCCCAGATGAGCCAGTTGAAACCCCATAGAAGGGAGAGGATAGATTTTGAAAGCATCTGAACTCAAAAACAAAGGGATTAAATTTAAAATAGGCGATGAAGAGTATGAGCTTAAATTCAACATGAATACGTTCTGCGAGCTTGAAGAAGTGTATGGTGATCTCAACAAGGCATTTGAAGATCTTCAAAATATGAAGGTGAAAGCGATCCGAGCGCTGATCTATGCAGCGGTTAAAACCGAAGATGATACCGTCACACTAAAAGGCATTGGGGAGAAACTTGAACTTAAGGACTTAGAAGCATTAGGCACAGGCATTAACAAAGCCCTTGAGACTTCCATGCCTGAGGCAGAAGGTAAAGTGGGGGAATAGAAAGCCACACCGGTCAAGTATCATGGGACTGGGAGTGGCTTTTCTATTTGGCGACAAATCTTCTCAAAATGACTAAGGAAGAGTTTTGGAACAGTACTCCGAAAAAACTGCAGGGGCTCTTTAGAATCTACAAGAAGGTAAATGGCATTGAAGAAGAGGCTTTTGAGACAATAGACAACATTTTGTTTTAGGAGGAGGTGGGGAGTATGTCCAGCGGTACTGCTGTAGTGGCAAGGGTTGGTCTTGACGATAGAGGCTTTCAAGAAGGGATTCAAAAGATACAGCGTAGTTTAAAGGTAGTTCAGAGCGACTTTGCAGCTGCAAGTTCAAAGCTTGGTGATTTTGGGAAGTCTACAGAGGGGTTAAAGCTAAAGGCAGATAGCTTAAGTAAACAGATGGAGCTGCAAAAATCCAAGGTTGAAGCTCTTACAAAAAGCTATCAGGAGAGCGTAGAGAAAAAAGGAGAGGACGCTAAAGCCACTGAGAACCTGAAAATCAAGCTAAACTATGCAATTGCTGAGATGAATAAAATGGAAAGCGAGCTATCTGATATCAACAAACAGCTTGAGGTTCAAAGCAATGGTTTTACGAAGCTTGGGAAAAGTTTTGAAGGCATTGGCGGAAAAATGAAAGGTATAGGGGATGGCTTTTCAAGCGTTGGAAAGAATCTCTCGACTACGGTTACTGCACCGATTATGGCGGCTGGCGCTGGACTTTTTAAATTGGCAAGCGATTTTGATGAAGCCAGTGATGCGATAAGAATTGGAACTGGTGCAACCGGAGAAGCTTTGAAGGGGCTTGAAGCAGATTTCAAGGCGGTCTATAGTGCAGTGGATACGAATATAGGGGATGCCAGCAAAGTCATTGCAGATCTTAATACAAGAACAGGCCTCTCTGGAGAATCTCTTCAAGCCTTGTCCACACAGATGATTAAGCTTGCAAAA is from Clostridium thermarum and encodes:
- a CDS encoding head fiber protein, encoding MMSYNTKNHREQGGDRIIIQGELVIAEGGKLLFNEHQLKPAAFQEASTATTVADAVADLNTLIAKLKAAGLMASE
- a CDS encoding head-tail connector protein; amino-acid sequence: MGPLIVTLEETKLWLRVEHSDEDALIESFIAAAEELVEGILRFPLSEFEVSIPEAIKYAVFFTVSKFYEERNELNMEEINSVLKALLFSYRKVDW
- a CDS encoding phage head closure protein, giving the protein MKIGEFRHRISVRKPVVEVSENGFEVEAYETYKTLWAKVANLHGKEYFEAAAIQKEKTVKFIVRAIKSIDENMKIEFNGKLYNITFIDNIKYENKYMEIKALEVDDDG
- a CDS encoding HK97-gp10 family putative phage morphogenesis protein, whose product is MVKIEIEGMQELIDKVNKLGAKGDEIKKNALDKAGKLVKETMEKKAPRSKENKKHMADNIKVSDIERSNGIDFVKIGPDKGDVSEFYYSKFTEWGTSKIPAQHWASKSVKENQRGINQIIKEELERGLRELD
- a CDS encoding major tail protein, producing the protein MARQIGLKDIHIALLTKDDATGATYAAPSKLERAISAKLTPKSNTENIYSDDTVEDIITAFEGVDVEIEINQLSLESRAKLQGSKVVKGVLIESKDDIVPTIALGFKSKKNNGKYRYVWLLKGKFELATDEYDTEGEKPQPKSAKLKGTFFARDFDGNYRFIADEDAAGIDPTIISGWFTAVPDEPVETP
- a CDS encoding tail assembly chaperone — encoded protein: MKASELKNKGIKFKIGDEEYELKFNMNTFCELEEVYGDLNKAFEDLQNMKVKAIRALIYAAVKTEDDTVTLKGIGEKLELKDLEALGTGINKALETSMPEAEGKVGE